The following are encoded together in the Onychostoma macrolepis isolate SWU-2019 chromosome 03, ASM1243209v1, whole genome shotgun sequence genome:
- the tefb gene encoding TEF transcription factor, PAR bZIP family member b encodes MMPGQASVTVAIGSQKSSGFVLKKIMNIPPPNILEDQDDDIEKEKQGSIGDGTSGGSGGSGGTGNVSASLTPAIWDKTIPYDGETFHLEYMDLDEFLLENEIPITLEEEELSKCPEAEWQDGDTQDSSDEPAAVPQMPEEENKDEEESEDDSLAVSIETKAEPKGNPDRVTPTPIDPEEIEVSVTFQPDPTDLVLSSVPGGELFNPRKHRFSEDELKPQPMIKKAKKVFVPEDAKDDKYWSRRKKNNVAAKRSRDARRLKENQIAVRASFLERENAVLRQEMAELRKDCGRCKKIMSLYEAKYGSL; translated from the exons ATGATGCCCGGACAGGCGTCAGTGACGGTGGCCATCGGTTCGCAGAAATCGTCCGGTTTTGTTTTGAAGAAGATCATGAATATTCCTCCTCCAAACATACTGGAGGATCAAGACGATG ACATCGAGAAGGAGAAACAGGGTTCGATCGGCGATGGGACGTCCGGCGGCAGCGGCGGTTCAGGAGGCACGGGGAACGTCTCCGCCTCTCTCACCCCCGCCATCTGGGACAAAACTATCCCGTACGACGGCGAGACCTTCCACCTGGAGTACATGGACCTGGACGAGTTCCTGCTGGAGAACGAGATTCCCATCACACTAGAGGAGGAGGAGCTGAGCAAGTGTCCCGAGGCGGAGTGGCAAGACGGCGACACGCAGGATTCCTCTGATGAGCCGGCGGCCGTCCCACAGATGCCTGAGGAGGAGAACAAGGACGAGGAAGAGTCTGAGGACGACTCGCTCGCTGTGAGCATTGAGACGAAAGCAG AACCCAAAGGCAACCCCGACCGCGTGACGCCCACTCCGATCGACCCGGAGGAGATCGAGGTGAGCGTGACCTTCCAGCCGGACCCCACGGATCTGGTCCTGTCCAGCGTTCCCGGAGGAGAGCTCTTCAATCCACGGAAACACCGCTTCTCCGAGGACGAGCTCAAACCACAGCCCATGATCAAGAAAGCCAAGAAAGTGTTCGTTCCTGAAGATGCGAAG GATGATAAATACTGGTCACGGAGGAAGAAGAACAACGTGGCGGCGAAGCGCTCTCGTGACGCCCGGCGTCTGAAAGAGAACCAGATCGCCGTCCGCGCCTCCTTCCTGGAGCGAGAAAACGCCGTGCTGCGACAGGAAATGGCCGAGCTGCGCAAAGACTGCGGCCGCTGCAAGAAGATCATGTCGCTGTACGAAGCCAAATACGGCTCGCTGTGA